One window of Mangrovibacterium diazotrophicum genomic DNA carries:
- the trhA gene encoding PAQR family membrane homeostasis protein TrhA has translation MNLKRLKLKKAEEIANSISHGIGVALAIAGVVLLNVFGALYGNVWHIVSFSVFGVSMILLYLASTLYHGVKKPRLKEKLNKFDHSAIYILIAGSYTPITLTSLRGWVGWTLFGLIWSLAIAGIVFKMWFYKPRWRNISTLLYIIMGWLVIVAAAPMIKYVPNTSLWFLLAGGLSYTTGAIFYLFPKVPFFHLVFHFFILGGSVCHFFAFLYLLPI, from the coding sequence ATGAACCTGAAAAGACTGAAGTTAAAAAAGGCGGAAGAGATTGCGAACAGTATCTCTCATGGTATCGGCGTGGCATTGGCAATTGCCGGGGTGGTGTTGCTGAATGTGTTCGGCGCGCTTTACGGCAACGTATGGCACATCGTTAGTTTTTCGGTATTTGGTGTTAGCATGATTCTGCTATACCTGGCATCAACGCTCTATCACGGTGTCAAAAAGCCTCGACTGAAGGAGAAACTGAATAAATTCGATCACTCTGCCATCTATATTCTAATTGCCGGCTCGTACACGCCAATCACCTTAACTTCGCTTCGCGGTTGGGTTGGCTGGACACTTTTCGGACTAATCTGGTCGCTGGCCATTGCTGGAATTGTCTTCAAAATGTGGTTCTACAAACCACGTTGGCGCAACATTTCAACCTTGCTGTATATTATTATGGGCTGGCTCGTCATCGTAGCAGCAGCTCCAATGATCAAATATGTGCCCAATACCTCGCTCTGGTTTCTGCTGGCCGGAGGTTTAAGTTACACAACCGGAGCTATTTTTTACCTTTTCCCCAAAGTTCCGTTTTTCCACCTGGTCTTTCACTTTTTCATCCTTGGTGGTTCGGTTTGTCACTTTTTTGCCTTTCTCTATTTACTCCCGATTTAA
- a CDS encoding FecR family protein has protein sequence MKKTQTPWEAIGAYLDNRSDKENEAIVKEWLKQSPKNVRQFKEIVDTRYLTQQKTDRYQPNTEKLWGELIERIQPVQKKSKRLLMPYLKYTAIAAAIVLAFLVGKIQHSGENANVGLSQLYSTLSTEPGERSHMMLPDGTKVWLNTDSELKYASDFNQEHRDVYVTGECYFEVAKNARKPFVVHANDLQVKVYGTHFNVKESSKTKQSEVTLVEGKVEVLSPENKSLSYLSPGEKLTLKGDKYRIDKAENPKVLIAWTQGVLVFVDQPFEEVVSYLENWYGVTIQLDQSLHNNHRFTFKVKTESLREVLELISVITPIQYNIDGEKVFIKSKRS, from the coding sequence ATGAAAAAAACTCAAACACCATGGGAAGCAATAGGAGCTTATCTGGATAACAGGTCGGATAAGGAGAACGAGGCGATCGTCAAAGAATGGTTGAAACAATCACCTAAAAATGTTCGGCAGTTTAAAGAGATTGTTGATACCCGTTATTTGACACAACAGAAAACGGATCGTTACCAGCCAAATACCGAAAAACTATGGGGCGAGTTGATTGAACGGATACAGCCGGTTCAGAAAAAATCGAAGCGTTTGTTAATGCCTTATTTGAAATACACCGCTATTGCAGCAGCAATTGTGCTGGCATTTCTCGTTGGCAAAATTCAGCACTCTGGTGAGAATGCTAATGTCGGCCTATCTCAACTTTATTCCACTTTGTCCACCGAACCAGGCGAGCGCTCCCACATGATGTTACCCGATGGTACTAAAGTGTGGCTGAATACCGACTCTGAGTTAAAATATGCTTCTGACTTCAATCAGGAACATCGGGATGTATATGTGACCGGCGAATGTTATTTCGAGGTGGCGAAAAATGCCCGCAAACCATTTGTTGTTCACGCGAATGACTTGCAGGTTAAAGTATACGGCACGCACTTTAATGTGAAGGAAAGCTCCAAAACAAAGCAATCGGAGGTTACACTTGTTGAAGGCAAAGTTGAAGTGTTGAGTCCCGAAAACAAATCCTTATCTTATTTAAGTCCTGGTGAAAAGTTGACGTTAAAAGGAGACAAATACCGGATTGATAAAGCAGAAAATCCCAAAGTGCTCATTGCTTGGACGCAGGGAGTACTTGTTTTTGTAGATCAACCTTTTGAAGAAGTTGTTAGCTACCTGGAAAATTGGTACGGCGTAACGATCCAACTCGATCAATCGCTACACAATAATCACCGCTTTACGTTTAAAGTAAAAACTGAAAGTTTACGTGAGGTTCTTGAGTTAATCTCCGTAATCACACCAATTCAATACAATATTGATGGAGAGAAGGTATTCATAAAGTCGAAAAGATCTTAA
- a CDS encoding BNR repeat-containing protein → MKGCSSYFGQPSFFNPEFGDKFKGTDLGASDYQTKRTAMFKQKKRLKTRASANLLKSITGLLLTILLLSCTQTKERAANQLTERFQLAKEGAWCWFADPRALHYENEAGTINKTYIGYIDIHGNIKAAQHDFKTGETQEVLVRSWFQPDDHDNPTFLVLPDERVMIFYSRHTDEPCFYYRVSKQPGDITDLGPEMKIETQNNTTYPSPFILSDDPDHFYLCWRGISWHPTIAKLTLPDEADHVEIVWGPKQIVQSTAARPYAKYTSNGKDKICMAYTTGHPDPTIPNWLYFNFIDINSMELEDVTGKVISKLGEGLHHVAATQEYKAEYPSAVVDDSQLRDWLWQVTMDKDGKPVIAMVRISEDKSSHDYYYARWTGSEWQKTFLTNAGAHFHQSPDIEKCYSGGLAIDDQNPNEVYCTVPVEGKHGKVYELIKYTVDDTGNVSRTDTLTKDSEFNNVRPFIIPNRRKTPLKLTWMYGNYYDWIVSRERPLGFNTSIYTDFNLKGEKVDLDAGVTHYEADPVHGNEHRSFYLSEATEFSVFLDLDLDSATYSGELLSWEKLGYGIEKGSMKTYVRFDGKIYRSNNLLGTSDSWMENARSTNGRWCAPVKYPSVLLTLVYADGVLSVYVNGLLNQVVPLSDFHEVQFEVGNLASKIKLCRIYNRKLNFTEISRLSGN, encoded by the coding sequence ATGAAAGGCTGTTCGAGTTATTTCGGGCAGCCTTCTTTCTTTAATCCGGAATTTGGAGATAAATTTAAAGGCACCGATCTTGGTGCATCGGATTACCAGACAAAAAGAACAGCCATGTTTAAACAAAAGAAACGATTGAAAACACGAGCCTCGGCAAATTTGCTGAAATCAATAACCGGTTTGCTTTTGACAATACTACTGCTAAGCTGTACGCAAACAAAGGAACGAGCTGCTAACCAGTTGACTGAACGTTTTCAACTAGCAAAAGAAGGTGCCTGGTGTTGGTTTGCCGATCCGCGGGCATTGCATTACGAGAATGAAGCCGGCACAATCAACAAAACTTATATTGGCTACATCGATATTCACGGGAACATAAAAGCAGCGCAGCATGATTTCAAAACCGGGGAGACGCAGGAGGTTCTGGTACGATCCTGGTTTCAACCTGACGATCATGATAATCCAACCTTTTTGGTACTGCCTGATGAGCGCGTGATGATCTTTTACTCCCGACACACCGACGAGCCCTGCTTCTACTATCGTGTTTCGAAGCAGCCGGGTGATATCACGGATCTTGGGCCAGAGATGAAGATTGAAACTCAAAATAATACAACATATCCGTCGCCTTTCATTTTGTCGGATGATCCCGATCATTTCTATTTGTGTTGGCGAGGAATCAGCTGGCACCCGACGATTGCGAAGCTGACCTTGCCCGACGAAGCAGATCATGTTGAAATTGTTTGGGGCCCCAAACAAATCGTGCAATCGACTGCCGCCCGGCCGTACGCCAAATATACCAGCAATGGCAAGGATAAAATCTGCATGGCATATACCACCGGCCATCCGGATCCCACGATCCCCAACTGGTTATATTTCAATTTTATCGATATCAATTCGATGGAGTTGGAGGATGTAACCGGTAAGGTAATTTCCAAGCTTGGTGAAGGCCTTCACCATGTTGCAGCGACACAGGAGTATAAAGCCGAATATCCGAGTGCTGTTGTTGATGACTCGCAGTTGCGGGATTGGCTATGGCAGGTTACCATGGATAAAGACGGCAAGCCGGTGATTGCCATGGTGCGGATCAGCGAAGACAAAAGCTCGCACGATTATTATTACGCGCGGTGGACCGGAAGTGAATGGCAAAAGACCTTTTTGACGAATGCTGGTGCCCACTTTCACCAATCGCCCGACATTGAAAAATGCTACAGTGGCGGTTTGGCCATCGATGATCAGAATCCAAACGAAGTTTATTGCACGGTTCCGGTTGAAGGAAAACACGGCAAAGTGTACGAGTTGATCAAATATACCGTAGACGACACAGGGAATGTGAGTCGGACGGATACGCTGACGAAAGATTCGGAGTTCAATAATGTGCGACCTTTTATCATTCCTAATCGTCGCAAAACACCACTGAAACTGACATGGATGTACGGCAACTATTACGACTGGATTGTGAGCCGCGAGCGTCCGCTTGGTTTCAATACCTCCATTTATACCGACTTCAATTTGAAAGGGGAAAAGGTTGACTTGGATGCCGGAGTCACGCATTACGAAGCTGATCCGGTTCATGGAAACGAACATCGCTCGTTTTATCTGTCCGAAGCCACAGAATTCTCGGTATTCCTGGATTTGGATCTGGATTCGGCAACATACAGCGGAGAGCTGCTTTCGTGGGAAAAGCTTGGATATGGTATTGAGAAAGGAAGTATGAAAACCTACGTCCGTTTTGATGGCAAAATTTATCGTAGCAACAACCTGCTCGGAACCTCTGATAGTTGGATGGAGAACGCCCGATCAACCAATGGACGCTGGTGTGCGCCAGTAAAATATCCGTCGGTATTGTTAACGCTGGTGTATGCAGACGGCGTGCTTTCTGTTTATGTGAACGGGCTTCTTAATCAGGTTGTGCCGCTGAGCGATTTTCACGAAGTGCAGTTTGAAGTTGGCAATCTAGCTTCGAAAATAAAGCTTTGCCGGATTTACAACCGAAAATTAAATTTTACCGAAATTAGCCGTCTTTCGGGCAATTGA
- a CDS encoding RNA polymerase sigma-70 factor gives MAVHTKYLDDNDILEQIAKGDLGAYRCLFDKYFAELCNFLLIYLRDKSFAEEVALDIFAVVWERREQLHVHTNIRAYLFTAGKNKAISIFRRSKQHLLSSLDVEDQPTISDLSSEQYLENKELRELINRAIASLPEQSRKIYQLAWEENLSHKEIAEKLDLSPKTVENHVGIALRKLREQLSPYYRQIFLLCISGF, from the coding sequence TTGGCGGTACATACGAAATACCTTGATGACAACGATATTCTTGAGCAAATAGCGAAAGGAGATTTGGGTGCTTATCGGTGTTTATTTGACAAGTATTTTGCAGAGCTATGTAATTTCCTTTTGATTTATCTTCGGGATAAATCGTTTGCTGAAGAAGTTGCCTTGGATATTTTCGCCGTTGTTTGGGAACGAAGGGAACAACTCCATGTTCATACAAATATAAGAGCCTACCTTTTTACAGCTGGAAAAAATAAGGCAATCAGTATATTTCGGCGGTCCAAGCAACATCTGCTTTCGAGTCTAGATGTTGAAGATCAGCCTACGATTTCTGATTTGAGTTCGGAACAGTACCTCGAAAATAAAGAATTGCGGGAATTGATTAATCGTGCAATCGCGTCTTTGCCGGAGCAAAGTCGGAAAATATATCAGTTAGCTTGGGAAGAAAATCTTTCGCATAAGGAAATTGCCGAAAAGTTGGATTTAAGTCCTAAAACAGTCGAAAATCATGTTGGAATAGCCCTTCGTAAACTTCGCGAACAATTAAGTCCCTATTATAGGCAAATTTTTCTTCTCTGTATATCAGGGTTTTAG
- a CDS encoding RagB/SusD family nutrient uptake outer membrane protein: protein MKNIISKIFPATFLLFIALAGCESDFLDITPTDRIAETTLIADSSLFEDFVINRYLGVRLQNKEGEGTNPGFGRGFEYALWSALTDESMYTNDDNTWLIQRGQLSPENLGIAGTIWGRSYRSIRECNYALSILPDVEISESSRTRLEAELKFIRAYRYFDLVRNYGEVVLLGDKVYGLGDDFSDGEIYEKSGLSDGVDYVVAQLTEAASDLPSTYTSTWEKGRATKGAALALKARMLLYDASPLYNDGGSVTSKWTVAAAAAKAVMDLNIYSLYSDYGSLFLSEDNDESIFSRYYVTGARHVCLEIAYGPNGYGGWGGVTPFQNLVDAYEMSNGLPIDDASSGYDDQNPYVNRDPRFYATILYDGAEYRGREVETFIPGGKDSKDGSSNWNTSKTGYYLRKWMDDDNPIDNPWNVAGLQPWPYIRYAEVLLSYAEAQNEAVGPDQSVYDAIDEIRERAGMPDLPTGLSQSEMRDRIRNERQVELAFEEHRYYDVRRWMTADVVENEPGYGIRITKDGDSYTYERTVALTGRSFETQHYWLPIPREEILASDNQLEQNPNY from the coding sequence ATGAAAAATATAATTTCAAAGATATTTCCGGCAACATTCCTGCTGTTTATCGCATTGGCCGGCTGTGAAAGTGACTTTCTGGATATCACGCCAACAGATCGTATTGCAGAGACAACGTTGATCGCAGACTCGTCTTTATTTGAAGACTTCGTAATCAATCGGTACTTGGGTGTTCGTTTACAAAACAAAGAGGGAGAAGGGACGAATCCCGGTTTTGGACGTGGATTTGAATATGCCCTGTGGAGCGCTCTTACGGATGAATCTATGTACACGAACGATGATAATACATGGCTAATTCAACGCGGGCAACTAAGCCCGGAAAACTTGGGTATTGCCGGGACAATTTGGGGACGTAGCTATAGAAGTATTCGTGAATGCAACTACGCGTTGTCCATTTTACCAGACGTAGAGATATCGGAAAGCTCAAGAACTCGTTTAGAAGCAGAATTGAAATTTATTCGCGCCTATCGTTATTTCGATTTAGTCAGGAATTACGGAGAAGTTGTCCTTTTGGGAGATAAGGTTTATGGTTTAGGTGATGACTTCTCGGATGGAGAGATTTACGAAAAGTCGGGTTTATCGGATGGTGTTGATTATGTTGTTGCACAGTTAACCGAAGCTGCATCTGATCTGCCTTCTACCTATACGTCAACATGGGAAAAAGGAAGGGCAACAAAAGGAGCAGCATTAGCATTGAAAGCTCGTATGTTGCTTTACGACGCCAGTCCTTTATACAATGATGGAGGTAGCGTAACGTCAAAATGGACAGTTGCTGCTGCAGCTGCGAAAGCTGTTATGGACTTAAACATCTATAGCTTGTATTCAGACTACGGGAGTTTGTTTTTGTCTGAAGATAATGATGAAAGTATTTTTTCCCGCTATTATGTCACCGGTGCGCGTCACGTGTGCCTTGAGATTGCGTATGGTCCGAATGGCTACGGAGGTTGGGGAGGTGTTACTCCTTTCCAAAACCTGGTGGACGCCTATGAAATGAGTAATGGTCTACCTATTGATGATGCATCATCCGGTTACGATGATCAGAATCCCTATGTGAACCGCGATCCCCGTTTTTATGCAACGATTTTATACGATGGTGCTGAATACAGGGGCCGCGAGGTAGAAACTTTCATTCCAGGCGGCAAAGACAGTAAAGACGGAAGTTCAAACTGGAATACGTCCAAAACGGGTTATTACCTGAGAAAATGGATGGATGATGACAATCCGATTGATAACCCCTGGAACGTTGCCGGATTGCAACCATGGCCGTATATCCGCTATGCAGAGGTTCTGTTAAGCTATGCAGAAGCTCAAAATGAAGCAGTAGGGCCGGATCAGTCGGTGTATGACGCTATTGATGAGATTCGTGAACGTGCCGGAATGCCCGATTTACCCACAGGGTTATCTCAGTCAGAGATGCGCGATCGGATTCGGAATGAGCGTCAGGTAGAGTTAGCCTTCGAAGAACATCGTTATTATGATGTTCGTCGTTGGATGACAGCAGATGTAGTTGAGAATGAACCCGGATATGGTATTCGAATTACAAAGGATGGTGATTCATATACCTACGAGCGTACTGTGGCGCTTACCGGAAGAAGTTTCGAAACGCAACATTATTGGTTGCCAATTCCTCGTGAAGAAATATTAGCTTCCGATAATCAACTGGAACAAAATCCAAACTACTAA
- a CDS encoding glycoside hydrolase: MRKYSKIRYFMLFFAFVGLLNCSAGISEDNDESENESPLVYTLKPNQEYQTVQGFGASDAWACQFVGANWADEKKEQIADWLFSSDTDIDGNPKGIGLSVWRFNIGGGSTEQGSESDIEDSWRRAESFLTGPDQYDWTKQAGQRWFLEAAKVRGVEDFIAFVNSPPVLLTENGKAYSSSPDQYNLAEENYAAYVDFLGTVLQHFSNDEGIDFNYISPFNEPQWDWMSAGQEGTPAQNSEIAALTRLLNDKLEGQSSSTKIEIPETAQIDYLFETSDKEGRGNQVEEFFSSSSENYVGNLSRVAHKIAGHSYFSTWDFDHRDDVRQTLVEKINTVDPSLEYWMSEYCILEDNDMIQGSGKDLSMTAALYLARVIHADLTKANASSWQWWTAISPYDYKDGLIYIDRNENDGAVSDSKMLWVLGNYSRFIRPGMKRIEVNDSEVSSMEFSGYETDNGKQFVFIIQNYKPIANEFQLSVDNVDDYNFKAYLTSSGNDENLKLVNSGSVGDTITLPGNSVMTVVLEVN, encoded by the coding sequence ATGAGAAAATATTCAAAAATAAGATACTTCATGTTGTTCTTCGCTTTTGTTGGCTTGCTAAACTGCTCCGCCGGCATATCGGAGGATAATGACGAAAGTGAAAACGAATCACCATTAGTTTACACACTTAAGCCGAATCAGGAGTACCAAACAGTTCAGGGTTTTGGTGCTTCAGATGCTTGGGCTTGCCAGTTTGTCGGTGCAAACTGGGCAGATGAGAAAAAGGAACAAATAGCCGATTGGTTGTTTAGTTCAGATACGGATATTGATGGAAATCCCAAGGGGATTGGTCTTTCGGTATGGCGTTTCAATATTGGAGGAGGAAGTACAGAGCAGGGAAGTGAAAGTGATATCGAGGATTCCTGGAGAAGAGCAGAAAGTTTTCTAACCGGCCCGGATCAGTACGATTGGACCAAACAAGCCGGTCAACGGTGGTTTCTTGAGGCTGCGAAGGTAAGAGGAGTTGAGGACTTTATTGCTTTTGTGAATAGTCCTCCAGTGTTGTTGACAGAAAACGGCAAAGCATACTCATCATCGCCTGATCAATATAACCTGGCCGAGGAAAATTATGCAGCCTATGTTGATTTTCTTGGAACGGTTTTGCAGCACTTCTCCAATGACGAAGGAATTGATTTTAATTATATTAGTCCGTTTAATGAACCTCAATGGGATTGGATGTCAGCCGGACAGGAAGGTACACCTGCACAAAACAGCGAGATTGCTGCATTAACCAGGTTGTTGAATGACAAGCTCGAAGGTCAGAGCAGTTCCACTAAGATTGAGATCCCAGAAACGGCTCAGATCGATTATTTGTTTGAGACTTCCGATAAAGAGGGGCGAGGAAATCAAGTAGAGGAATTTTTTAGTTCGTCGAGTGAAAATTATGTTGGAAATCTGTCTCGTGTTGCACATAAAATAGCAGGGCATAGTTATTTTTCAACCTGGGATTTTGATCACAGGGATGACGTTCGGCAGACGTTGGTTGAAAAGATAAATACGGTGGACCCTTCGTTAGAATATTGGATGAGCGAATACTGTATTCTGGAGGATAACGACATGATTCAAGGCTCTGGAAAAGATCTGAGTATGACCGCTGCTTTATATCTGGCACGAGTAATTCATGCAGATTTAACAAAGGCTAATGCATCTTCCTGGCAGTGGTGGACTGCTATTAGCCCCTATGATTACAAAGATGGATTGATATATATTGATAGAAACGAAAATGATGGTGCCGTTTCGGACTCAAAAATGCTTTGGGTGTTGGGAAATTATTCTCGCTTTATTCGGCCGGGCATGAAGCGTATCGAGGTGAATGATTCCGAAGTGAGCAGTATGGAGTTTTCAGGTTATGAAACAGATAATGGAAAACAGTTCGTTTTCATTATTCAAAATTATAAACCAATAGCTAACGAATTCCAGTTGTCTGTTGACAATGTGGATGACTACAATTTCAAAGCATATCTGACCTCTTCGGGCAATGACGAGAATTTAAAATTGGTTAACTCCGGAAGTGTAGGAGACACGATAACTCTTCCGGGGAACTCAGTAATGACTGTTGTTCTAGAAGTTAACTAA
- a CDS encoding TonB-dependent receptor, with protein MYDNKQVDVNRRVSIEVQGKNIDEVLADIFAGTNVSYKVIDRHIMLVANESHSSNMQQSVKVTGKVADKSGQPLPGVTVMIKGTTQGTITDFDGVYTLDDVPGDGILVFSFVGMRSQEIPIMGQSTIDATLQDETIGLEEVVAIGYGTQKRATLTGSIAEVKGQELKRSPQPNLSNSLAGKFSGVIINNRSGEPGYDDSNFYVRGLATTGNNDVLVVVDGVPGQIGGLSRLDPNDIESLTILKDASAAVYGSRAANGVILVTTKRGESGKPTLTYSFNYGLSLPTRLPDMADAATYAEIMNEIDYYNNPDGGMNQFYSEAEIQKFRDGSDPLNYPNTNWAKETLRNATPQTKHNISLTGGSESLKYFVSIGRLSQDGLYKDGVTKYEQSNIRTNIDADITDRLTFGVSISGRKEDRRYPIASAGDIFRSIYRAYPTVAARFPNGLPTSGIENNNPILMATDIGGVNNNPTYVLNTILKASYEIPKIKGLTVDGVYALDNSWSFSKAFSKPYSVYDYDSSSDSYSETITGGSAGKAMLTEGQENTSLTTASLKLNYEKRWGEHQIKALAGYEQSENKQETFEAIAYNFPTTETPELSQGGSASTDKEISGSSYKYTRRSYFGRLAYDYKEKYMLEGQMRVDGSSIFPEGERYGFFPAISAGWRISQESWFADNVNFMQNLKLRASYGELGNDNVDQFQYYNNFSFNNQYVIGSDVHEGIDLVKLANPNITWEVAKKTDIALEGLLFDGFSFEFIYFQQNRSNILAAKNASIPSVSGIVNGYDADPLVPYENIGKIDNKGFELNLGYKHRQGDFSYNIAGNLTYAKNKVIFVDEAAGTLDYQKETGKTLNSYLLYNVIGIFRTQDDLDNNPHLSGAQLGDLIYEDYDKNGEITADDQVRSKYSNIPEITFGLNLSANWKNFDFSMVFAGQAKVSQYVLPESGTVGNFYSSWADNRWSPTNINGSYPRVDTRASSSINGGLYQNNFWLNDASFVRLKNLEVGYTVPNIVLSKINIKDVRFYVSGFNLFTITGVKDYDPEGSSESGQFYPQQKIFNFGINVKF; from the coding sequence ATGTATGACAATAAGCAGGTCGATGTTAACAGACGTGTGAGTATTGAGGTGCAAGGAAAAAATATCGACGAAGTATTAGCAGATATTTTTGCAGGAACTAATGTGTCTTACAAAGTCATCGATCGTCATATCATGCTTGTTGCTAACGAATCCCATTCTTCCAACATGCAGCAAAGTGTCAAGGTTACAGGTAAGGTCGCCGATAAATCGGGGCAGCCCTTGCCAGGTGTTACCGTAATGATAAAGGGTACAACCCAGGGAACAATTACCGATTTTGACGGAGTTTACACCCTCGATGATGTTCCAGGAGACGGAATACTGGTCTTTTCATTTGTTGGGATGCGTTCTCAAGAGATTCCTATCATGGGACAATCAACCATTGATGCAACTCTTCAGGATGAGACAATTGGTTTAGAGGAAGTTGTAGCTATTGGTTATGGCACACAAAAACGCGCGACATTGACGGGTTCAATCGCCGAGGTGAAAGGACAAGAACTTAAACGGAGCCCTCAGCCAAACTTGTCGAACTCACTTGCAGGAAAATTTTCAGGTGTAATTATAAACAACCGTAGTGGTGAACCGGGATACGACGATTCTAATTTCTACGTTCGTGGTTTGGCCACTACTGGGAACAACGATGTATTGGTTGTTGTAGATGGAGTTCCTGGTCAGATCGGAGGTCTGTCTCGTCTGGATCCCAATGATATTGAGAGTTTGACAATCCTGAAAGATGCTTCAGCGGCAGTTTATGGTAGTCGGGCGGCCAATGGTGTTATCTTGGTAACAACAAAACGAGGGGAAAGCGGAAAGCCAACCTTGACATATAGTTTCAATTACGGTCTTTCCCTGCCAACTCGTCTTCCTGATATGGCCGATGCTGCCACTTACGCTGAAATCATGAATGAAATTGATTATTACAATAATCCCGACGGAGGAATGAATCAGTTTTATAGCGAGGCGGAGATTCAAAAGTTTAGGGATGGTTCAGATCCACTCAACTATCCAAATACCAACTGGGCAAAAGAAACGTTGAGAAATGCCACTCCTCAAACCAAGCATAATATTTCATTGACCGGAGGTAGTGAGAGCCTGAAATATTTTGTTTCTATCGGTCGGCTATCTCAGGACGGTCTGTATAAAGACGGAGTGACTAAATATGAACAATCGAATATTCGCACAAATATCGATGCGGACATCACCGACAGATTGACCTTCGGTGTCAGTATCTCCGGGCGGAAAGAAGATCGAAGATATCCAATCGCGTCTGCTGGTGATATCTTCCGCTCCATCTATCGAGCCTATCCAACTGTTGCTGCTCGTTTCCCGAACGGTTTACCGACTTCAGGTATTGAAAACAATAACCCAATCCTGATGGCGACGGATATTGGTGGTGTAAATAACAATCCGACTTACGTGCTTAATACGATCTTGAAGGCGTCCTATGAGATTCCCAAAATCAAGGGTTTGACCGTTGATGGCGTTTATGCGTTGGATAACTCGTGGTCGTTCAGTAAAGCCTTTTCTAAACCCTATTCGGTTTATGATTATGATTCATCAAGCGATTCTTATTCTGAAACAATTACGGGAGGTTCGGCAGGAAAGGCCATGTTGACTGAAGGACAGGAAAATACGTCTTTAACAACAGCAAGTTTAAAATTGAACTACGAAAAACGCTGGGGTGAACACCAAATTAAAGCGTTAGCCGGTTATGAGCAAAGTGAGAATAAACAGGAAACATTTGAAGCGATAGCTTACAATTTCCCCACAACGGAAACACCGGAATTGTCGCAGGGAGGATCTGCTTCAACAGATAAGGAAATATCGGGTAGCAGCTATAAGTACACTCGTCGAAGCTACTTCGGACGTCTGGCATACGACTATAAAGAAAAATATATGTTGGAAGGCCAAATGCGTGTAGATGGATCCTCAATTTTCCCGGAAGGGGAGCGTTATGGTTTCTTTCCGGCAATTTCTGCCGGTTGGAGGATTTCTCAGGAATCCTGGTTTGCTGATAATGTAAACTTCATGCAGAACCTTAAACTTCGTGCTTCTTACGGAGAATTGGGTAACGATAACGTCGATCAGTTCCAGTATTACAATAACTTCTCATTCAACAATCAATATGTAATTGGATCGGACGTTCATGAAGGGATCGACTTGGTAAAACTGGCAAACCCCAACATAACCTGGGAGGTTGCTAAAAAGACAGATATCGCTCTTGAAGGCTTGCTTTTTGACGGTTTTTCGTTTGAGTTCATTTATTTTCAACAAAACCGTTCAAACATTTTGGCTGCCAAAAATGCGTCAATTCCCTCCGTTTCCGGTATTGTAAATGGTTATGATGCAGATCCGCTTGTCCCCTACGAGAACATCGGTAAGATCGACAATAAAGGTTTTGAATTAAATCTGGGCTATAAGCATCGTCAGGGAGACTTTTCTTATAATATCGCAGGTAACCTGACTTATGCAAAGAACAAAGTGATTTTTGTTGACGAAGCAGCCGGTACTTTAGATTACCAGAAAGAAACTGGGAAAACACTGAACAGTTACCTGCTATATAATGTGATCGGTATTTTCAGAACCCAGGATGATTTAGACAATAATCCACATTTGTCAGGAGCTCAACTTGGTGATTTGATCTATGAAGACTACGATAAGAATGGCGAAATTACAGCAGATGATCAAGTCCGGTCAAAATACAGCAATATTCCTGAAATTACTTTTGGTTTGAATTTAAGCGCGAACTGGAAGAATTTCGATTTCTCGATGGTATTTGCAGGGCAGGCTAAAGTTTCACAATATGTTTTGCCGGAGTCAGGTACAGTGGGGAACTTCTATAGTTCATGGGCAGACAATAGATGGAGTCCTACCAATATTAACGGATCATATCCTCGCGTTGATACACGAGCTTCTTCTTCAATCAATGGTGGACTATATCAAAACAATTTCTGGTTGAATGATGCTTCATTCGTTCGTCTGAAAAACCTGGAAGTAGGTTATACAGTGCCTAACATTGTCCTGTCTAAAATCAATATCAAAGATGTTCGCTTTTATGTAAGTGGTTTCAACCTGTTTACAATTACAGGGGTCAAAGATTATGACCCGGAAGGAAGCAGCGAGAGTGGCCAGTTCTACCCGCAACAGAAAATCTTCAACTTTGGTATAAATGTTAAATTCTAA